One part of the Ruegeria sp. AD91A genome encodes these proteins:
- the gcvP gene encoding aminomethyl-transferring glycine dehydrogenase, with product MAFKLTDYEAYDFANRRHIGPSPTEMRDMLKVIGFKTLDELIDATVPPAIRQKEPLDWGPAMTERDALFHMKEVASKNKVLTSLIGQGYYGTTTPAPILRNILENPAWYTAYTPYQPEISQGRLEALLNFQTMVSDLTGLDVANASLLDEATAAAEAMAMAKRGGRSKANNAAFFVDKNCHPQTIAVIKTRAEPLGIDVQVADPDTLDAGSVFGAIFQYPGTHGHVRDFTNEIAALHEHKAIAIVAADILSLALLKSPGEMGADIAIGSTQRFGVPMGYGGPHAAYMATTDKLKRSMPGRIIGVSIDSRGNKAYRLSLQTREQHIRREKANSNVCTAQALLAVIASMYAVYHGPDGIKAIAQSVHRKTSRLAAGLEEAGFAVEPEVFFDTITVEVGHLQNVVMEAAVARGVNLRKVGETRVGISLDEQTRPETIEAVWGAFGIDRKDDSSNKQYRLPDYALRESEYLTHPIFHKNRAEAEITRYMRRLADRDLALDRAMIPLGSCTMKLNATIEMIPVTWPEFGNLHPFCPEDQAQGYHEMIADLNDKLCQITGYDAISQQPNSGAQGEYAGLLTIRNYHFARGQGQRNVCLIPTSAHGTNPASAQMVGWQVVPVQADENGNIDVADFRAKAEKHSDHLAACMITYPSTHGVFETTVQEVCQITHDHGGQVYIDGANMNAMVGLSRPGDIGGDVSHLNLHKTFCIPHGGGGPGMGPIGVKAHLTEHLPGHPEYGTAVGPVSAAPFGSPSILPVSWAYVLLMGGAGLTQATKVAILNANYIAARLQDAYPILYTSETGRVAHECILDTRPLDAEAHVSVDDIAKRLVDSGFHAPTMSWPVAGTLMVEPTESEPMAELDRFCDAMLSIRAEAQDIIDGKIDADNNPLKNAPHTVRDLVGDWDRPYTREQACFPPGSMGVDKYWSPVNRVDNAYGDRNLVCTCPPMDAYEEAAE from the coding sequence GCCGCTGGACTGGGGTCCGGCGATGACGGAACGCGATGCGCTGTTCCATATGAAAGAGGTGGCGAGCAAGAACAAGGTTCTGACCTCGCTGATCGGTCAGGGCTATTACGGCACCACCACCCCGGCGCCGATCCTGCGCAACATCCTGGAAAACCCGGCCTGGTACACCGCCTACACGCCCTATCAGCCCGAGATCAGCCAGGGCCGTCTTGAGGCGCTGCTGAACTTCCAGACCATGGTCAGCGATCTGACCGGGCTGGACGTGGCCAACGCGTCCTTGCTGGACGAAGCGACAGCTGCGGCCGAGGCGATGGCGATGGCCAAGCGCGGCGGCCGGTCCAAGGCCAACAACGCGGCCTTCTTCGTCGACAAGAACTGCCACCCGCAGACCATCGCGGTGATCAAAACGCGCGCCGAGCCTTTGGGCATCGACGTTCAGGTGGCCGATCCGGACACGCTGGATGCAGGTTCCGTCTTTGGCGCGATCTTCCAGTATCCCGGCACCCATGGCCATGTGCGCGACTTCACCAACGAGATCGCGGCGCTGCACGAACATAAAGCCATCGCGATTGTCGCCGCCGACATCCTGTCGCTGGCGCTGCTGAAATCGCCCGGCGAGATGGGCGCGGATATCGCCATCGGCTCGACCCAGCGCTTTGGCGTGCCGATGGGCTATGGCGGGCCCCATGCTGCCTATATGGCGACCACCGACAAGCTGAAGCGGTCCATGCCGGGCCGGATCATCGGTGTCAGCATCGACAGCCGGGGCAACAAGGCCTACCGCCTGTCGCTGCAGACCCGCGAGCAGCATATCCGCCGCGAGAAGGCGAACTCGAATGTCTGCACCGCGCAGGCGCTGCTGGCGGTGATTGCCTCGATGTATGCCGTCTATCACGGCCCCGACGGCATCAAGGCCATCGCGCAATCGGTGCACCGCAAGACCTCGCGTCTGGCTGCCGGTCTGGAAGAGGCTGGCTTTGCCGTCGAACCGGAAGTGTTCTTCGACACCATCACGGTTGAGGTCGGCCATCTGCAGAATGTGGTGATGGAGGCCGCCGTGGCCCGCGGCGTCAACCTGCGCAAGGTGGGCGAGACCCGGGTCGGCATCAGCCTGGACGAGCAGACCCGCCCCGAGACCATCGAGGCGGTCTGGGGTGCCTTCGGCATCGACCGCAAGGATGACAGCTCGAACAAGCAATACCGCCTGCCCGATTATGCGCTGCGTGAAAGCGAATATCTGACCCACCCGATCTTCCACAAGAACCGGGCCGAGGCCGAGATCACCCGCTATATGCGCCGCCTGGCCGACCGTGACCTGGCGCTGGACCGGGCGATGATCCCGCTGGGGTCCTGCACCATGAAGCTGAACGCCACGATCGAGATGATCCCGGTCACCTGGCCCGAGTTCGGCAATCTGCATCCGTTCTGCCCCGAAGATCAGGCGCAGGGCTATCACGAGATGATTGCCGACCTGAACGACAAGCTGTGCCAGATCACCGGTTATGACGCGATCAGCCAGCAACCCAACTCGGGCGCGCAGGGCGAATATGCGGGTCTCCTGACCATCCGCAACTATCACTTCGCCCGCGGGCAGGGTCAGCGCAATGTCTGCCTGATCCCGACCTCGGCGCATGGCACCAACCCGGCCTCGGCCCAGATGGTGGGCTGGCAGGTCGTGCCGGTGCAGGCGGATGAGAACGGCAATATCGACGTCGCCGACTTCCGCGCCAAGGCGGAAAAGCACTCCGATCATCTGGCCGCCTGCATGATCACCTACCCGTCCACCCATGGCGTGTTCGAGACCACCGTGCAGGAGGTCTGCCAGATCACCCATGATCACGGCGGTCAGGTCTATATCGACGGCGCCAACATGAACGCGATGGTGGGCCTGTCGCGCCCCGGTGACATCGGCGGAGACGTCAGCCACCTGAACCTGCACAAGACCTTCTGCATCCCGCATGGCGGCGGCGGCCCTGGCATGGGCCCGATCGGCGTCAAGGCGCATCTGACCGAGCACCTGCCCGGCCACCCGGAATACGGCACCGCCGTGGGGCCGGTCTCGGCGGCGCCCTTCGGCTCGCCCTCGATCCTTCCCGTCTCGTGGGCCTATGTGCTGCTGATGGGTGGCGCCGGTCTGACCCAGGCGACGAAAGTGGCGATCCTGAACGCCAACTACATCGCCGCGCGTCTGCAGGACGCCTATCCGATCCTCTATACCTCGGAAACGGGCCGGGTGGCGCATGAATGCATCCTCGACACCCGTCCGCTGGACGCCGAGGCGCATGTCTCCGTGGATGACATCGCCAAGCGCCTGGTCGATTCAGGCTTCCACGCGCCGACCATGTCCTGGCCGGTGGCCGGAACCCTGATGGTCGAACCCACGGAATCGGAACCCATGGCCGAACTGGACCGCTTCTGCGACGCCATGCTGTCCATCCGCGCGGAAGCCCAGGACATCATCGACGGCAAGATCGACGCGGACAACAACCCGCTGAAAAACGCCCCCCACACGGTGCGCGATCTGGTCGGCGACTGGGACCGCCCCTACACCCGCGAACAGGCTTGCTTCCCGCCGGGCTCCATGGGCGTCGACAAATACTGGTCACCCGTCAACCGCGTCGACAACGCATACGGCGACAGAAACCTCGTCTGCACATGCCCCCCAATGGACGCATACGAAGAAGCAGCGGAATAG
- a CDS encoding helix-turn-helix domain-containing protein, which translates to MKHYVLANDRANLAKTGPEVPERLKYIDVILSDERALASAEIVVEFYHALNSLVEDFSYVVNLRVSGNDTVGGPLYWAGRTAIFWGDLENNWDVAGSRRSWISQVLNLSSRAVLVGGAVLLLVQLGRAGRNVVAVHPNFAAAALESGLESCGTGTHLAADGRPHSATSRLSALRLLSEFVSMDHGEHIADSLRSYIGLAEPVQKHESRLAARLVHRAKGDLLVVRTLNAMQENIEDPLTISDLSRVLKTSTRQLQRRFLSKTGAKLLSTYKELRLERAQSLLQFTNMSQIEISAATGFSSTVALKRAFQRSYRTSPDDVRNSRFMGTIASGNG; encoded by the coding sequence ATGAAACACTATGTCCTCGCAAATGATCGCGCCAACCTGGCAAAGACAGGGCCGGAGGTGCCCGAAAGACTAAAATACATCGATGTTATCCTAAGCGACGAGCGGGCGCTGGCATCGGCTGAAATCGTTGTTGAGTTCTATCACGCATTGAACAGCCTGGTCGAAGATTTCTCTTACGTGGTCAATCTCCGGGTGTCCGGAAATGACACCGTCGGCGGACCTCTCTATTGGGCGGGTCGTACCGCGATTTTCTGGGGCGACCTGGAAAACAACTGGGACGTTGCCGGTTCGCGCAGAAGCTGGATCTCGCAAGTTCTTAACCTGTCTTCAAGGGCTGTTCTGGTCGGTGGAGCTGTCCTTCTTCTTGTGCAGTTGGGCAGAGCGGGTCGAAATGTCGTTGCGGTGCATCCGAACTTCGCCGCGGCCGCGCTGGAAAGCGGATTGGAAAGCTGCGGCACGGGGACTCATCTGGCCGCCGACGGGCGTCCGCACAGCGCGACCAGCAGATTGAGCGCGTTGAGATTGTTGTCTGAATTTGTGTCCATGGATCACGGAGAGCATATCGCGGACTCACTACGCAGCTATATTGGTCTGGCCGAACCCGTGCAAAAACACGAAAGCAGACTAGCCGCACGGTTGGTGCATAGGGCAAAAGGTGATCTTTTGGTCGTACGCACCCTGAATGCGATGCAGGAAAACATCGAAGATCCTCTGACGATTTCCGATCTCTCCCGCGTGCTCAAAACCTCAACACGGCAGCTGCAGCGCCGGTTCCTGAGCAAAACCGGGGCAAAGCTGCTTTCGACATACAAAGAACTTCGGCTGGAACGCGCGCAAAGCCTGTTGCAGTTCACCAACATGTCGCAGATCGAAATCTCGGCAGCCACTGGTTTTTCATCAACCGTCGCTTTGAAACGTGCGTTTCAACGCAGCTACAGAACCAGCCCCGACGATGTTCGCAACAGTCGGTTCATGGGGACGATAGCATCGGGGAACGGCTAG
- a CDS encoding aminotransferase class V-fold PLP-dependent enzyme produces the protein MTFQIFPPLEIPETLAAGPGPGNTDERVLKAFADAGVADHMQGDVLRGMIECKHMLRKIWGTGNAYTFAVAGTGWSALDTMFSAVMPGDKVVAFTNGTFSGIDALTLRIKAATAAEHAASPLDPQAASVTVVEVPHGQPVAAEMVEAALAGHKPKWAFMAHWETGSGRVNDLRGFSDACERHGAMGLIDAVSSLGVEDFSIDDYPGVAGWASCPQKGLCCLPLTYAPVSFTDAYIETLKSTGAYTYVHNPIFEARHWGIVDGQDVEKGTYHRTHSGYAVAAFHESLRLTLLEGLAKRSMSYRTHEKVLRDAVTEMGCEVTSDMPSLVVLNLPSELSGREMELVQNCRARGFGIWPTLSEPVQVRIGILNQLNREAVSRIVRLFAEAIRELGGKVDQDAIEALLESRYGTSIAA, from the coding sequence ATGACTTTTCAGATTTTCCCTCCGCTCGAAATTCCCGAGACCCTTGCCGCGGGGCCAGGGCCGGGCAACACGGATGAACGTGTTCTGAAAGCCTTCGCCGACGCAGGTGTTGCCGATCACATGCAGGGCGATGTCCTCAGGGGCATGATCGAATGCAAGCATATGCTGCGGAAAATCTGGGGCACTGGAAACGCTTATACGTTCGCTGTCGCGGGTACCGGCTGGAGCGCTCTGGACACCATGTTCTCGGCCGTCATGCCGGGCGACAAGGTTGTTGCGTTCACCAACGGCACATTCTCGGGGATCGACGCGCTGACGCTGCGGATCAAGGCGGCCACGGCCGCCGAGCACGCGGCCAGCCCACTTGACCCACAGGCGGCGAGTGTCACAGTAGTCGAAGTTCCACATGGCCAACCGGTGGCGGCTGAGATGGTTGAAGCCGCTCTGGCTGGACACAAACCGAAATGGGCCTTCATGGCGCATTGGGAAACCGGATCCGGCAGGGTGAACGACCTGCGCGGTTTCTCGGACGCGTGTGAACGTCATGGGGCGATGGGGCTGATCGATGCGGTTTCGTCTCTGGGTGTCGAAGACTTTTCGATCGATGACTATCCGGGTGTCGCAGGTTGGGCATCCTGTCCACAGAAAGGCCTGTGCTGCCTGCCGCTGACCTATGCCCCTGTCAGCTTTACCGATGCCTATATCGAGACGTTGAAATCCACAGGTGCCTATACCTATGTGCACAATCCGATTTTTGAGGCCCGTCACTGGGGCATCGTCGATGGGCAGGACGTGGAAAAGGGCACCTACCACCGAACCCATTCGGGGTACGCGGTGGCTGCGTTCCACGAGTCATTGCGCCTGACCTTGCTGGAAGGTCTGGCCAAGCGGTCGATGTCTTACCGGACGCATGAAAAAGTTCTTCGAGACGCGGTGACCGAGATGGGATGCGAGGTCACCTCGGACATGCCTAGCCTGGTCGTGCTCAACCTGCCTTCCGAACTTTCTGGCCGCGAGATGGAACTGGTGCAGAACTGCCGTGCACGCGGGTTTGGCATCTGGCCCACTTTGAGCGAACCGGTGCAGGTGCGCATCGGCATCCTCAATCAATTGAATCGCGAGGCCGTCAGCCGGATCGTACGCCTGTTCGCCGAAGCCATTCGCGAGCTGGGCGGTAAGGTCGATCAAGACGCGATCGAAGCTCTGCTGGAAAGCCGTTACGGCACTTCAATAGCTGCGTAA
- a CDS encoding malate--CoA ligase subunit beta, translating into MDIHEYQAKEVLSKFGVDVPAGALAYSPEQAAYRARELGGDKWIVKAQVHAGGRGKAGGVKLCNSENEIYKACDDLFGRKLVTHQTGPEGKGIYRVYVEAAVPIDREIYLGFVLDRSSQRVMIVASSEGGMEIEDISADRPDSIVRSIVEPAVGLQEFQAREIAFNLGVEAKLIQQMVRTFQGCYAAFSNLDATMVEINPLVITGDDRVLALDAKMSFDDNALFRHPQIAELRDKSQEDPRESRAADRGLSYVGLDGNIGCIVNGAGLAMATMDTIKLAGGEPANFLDIGGGASPERVAKAFRLVLSDDNVQAILVNIFAGINRCDWVAEGVVQALKELDLDLPVVVRLAGTNVEEGQKILAKSGLPIIRATTLMEAAERAVGAWKNDLTQGTKMRAV; encoded by the coding sequence ATGGATATCCACGAATACCAGGCGAAAGAAGTTCTTTCGAAATTTGGCGTCGATGTGCCCGCGGGTGCGCTTGCCTACAGTCCTGAACAAGCGGCCTACCGGGCGCGTGAACTGGGTGGCGACAAATGGATTGTCAAGGCGCAGGTCCATGCGGGCGGTCGCGGCAAGGCCGGAGGGGTCAAGCTCTGCAACAGCGAAAACGAAATCTACAAGGCTTGTGATGATCTGTTCGGTCGCAAGCTGGTCACGCATCAGACAGGTCCTGAAGGCAAAGGCATCTATCGTGTTTATGTCGAAGCCGCAGTACCGATTGACCGCGAAATTTACCTTGGCTTTGTTCTGGACCGCTCCAGCCAGCGGGTGATGATCGTTGCCTCGTCCGAAGGCGGAATGGAGATCGAGGATATCTCGGCCGACCGCCCCGACAGCATAGTAAGGTCCATCGTGGAACCGGCCGTCGGGCTTCAGGAATTTCAGGCCCGTGAAATCGCCTTCAATCTTGGGGTTGAAGCCAAACTGATCCAGCAAATGGTGCGGACGTTTCAGGGCTGTTATGCCGCCTTCAGCAATCTCGACGCCACGATGGTTGAAATCAACCCGCTGGTCATCACCGGTGATGATCGGGTGCTGGCGCTGGATGCCAAGATGAGCTTTGACGACAACGCCCTGTTCCGCCACCCCCAGATCGCCGAATTGCGCGACAAGAGCCAGGAAGACCCGCGCGAAAGCCGCGCCGCGGATCGTGGGCTGTCTTATGTCGGACTTGACGGCAATATCGGCTGCATCGTCAACGGGGCCGGTCTAGCGATGGCCACCATGGACACGATCAAGCTGGCAGGCGGCGAGCCTGCAAATTTCCTCGACATCGGGGGAGGCGCGTCACCTGAACGGGTGGCCAAGGCGTTCCGGCTGGTTCTGTCGGATGACAATGTTCAGGCCATTCTGGTCAACATCTTCGCTGGTATCAACCGCTGCGACTGGGTGGCTGAAGGTGTCGTGCAGGCGTTGAAGGAACTTGATCTCGATCTTCCGGTCGTTGTGCGGCTGGCCGGAACGAATGTCGAAGAAGGCCAGAAAATCCTTGCCAAATCCGGACTGCCGATCATTCGCGCCACGACGCTGATGGAGGCGGCAGAACGCGCTGTGGGCGCGTGGAAAAACGACCTTACTCAAGGCACCAAGATGAGGGCTGTTTAA
- a CDS encoding CoA ester lyase, with the protein MSFHSIDQAPARLNRSELAVPGSQPGMFEKAAKSDVDVIFLDLEDAVAPDEKEQARRNIIQALNDIDWGNKTMSVRINGLDTHYMYRDVVDVVEQAGERLDLIMVPKVGTAADVYAVDMLVTQIEDARGYKKRIGFEHIIETALGMQNVSEIAAASKRNESLHFGVADYAASTRARTTIIGGVNPDYSVLTDADSDGGRQIHWGDMWHYALTRMVVAARANGLRPIDGPFGDFQDPDGYKAAAKRAAVLGCEGKWAIHPSQIALANEVMSPSDAEVTKAQRILVAMAEAEADGKGAVSLDGRLIDYASIRQAEVLVEKASQIAAA; encoded by the coding sequence ATGAGCTTTCATTCCATTGACCAAGCCCCAGCCCGTCTAAACCGAAGTGAATTGGCCGTGCCCGGCAGCCAACCCGGAATGTTCGAAAAGGCAGCCAAATCCGATGTCGACGTCATTTTCCTTGATTTGGAAGACGCCGTAGCACCGGACGAAAAGGAGCAGGCGCGCAGGAACATCATTCAGGCCTTGAACGACATCGACTGGGGCAACAAGACCATGTCGGTGCGGATCAATGGTCTGGACACCCACTATATGTACCGTGACGTTGTGGATGTGGTCGAACAGGCTGGTGAACGCCTTGATCTGATCATGGTCCCCAAGGTCGGAACTGCTGCTGACGTTTACGCGGTCGATATGCTTGTCACCCAGATCGAAGATGCCAGAGGCTATAAGAAACGGATTGGATTCGAGCACATCATCGAAACCGCGCTTGGCATGCAGAATGTCAGTGAGATTGCGGCAGCATCAAAGCGCAATGAAAGCCTGCACTTCGGCGTGGCCGACTATGCGGCTTCGACCCGCGCGCGAACCACGATCATCGGCGGTGTGAACCCGGACTACTCTGTCTTGACCGATGCGGATTCGGATGGTGGGCGCCAGATCCATTGGGGTGACATGTGGCATTATGCACTGACCCGTATGGTGGTTGCGGCGCGCGCGAACGGACTGCGCCCGATTGACGGACCTTTTGGTGATTTTCAGGACCCTGACGGATACAAGGCTGCCGCAAAACGCGCTGCTGTTCTGGGTTGCGAGGGCAAATGGGCCATTCATCCAAGCCAGATCGCACTTGCCAATGAGGTGATGTCGCCGTCCGACGCTGAAGTTACCAAGGCACAGCGAATTCTCGTCGCCATGGCCGAGGCCGAAGCCGATGGAAAAGGCGCTGTTTCGCTGGATGGTCGACTAATTGACTACGCATCAATCCGTCAGGCCGAAGTGCTGGTGGAAAAGGCAAGCCAGATAGCGGCGGCCTGA
- the glyA gene encoding serine hydroxymethyltransferase translates to MNAPHRSDGFFTQSLADRDPELFGSITSELGRQRDEIELIASENIVSAAVMEAQGSVMTNKYAEGYPGRRYYGGCQFVDIAENLAIDRAKQLFGCEFANVQPNSGSQANQGVFQALIKPGDTILGMSLDAGGHLTHGARPNQSGKWFNAVQYGVRQQDNMLDYDQVEALAKEHQPKLIIAGGSAIPRQIDFARMRQIADMVGAYLHVDMAHFAGLVAAGEHPSPFPHAHVATTTTHKTLRGPRGGMILTNDEDIAKKVNSAIFPGIQGGPLMHVIAAKAVAFGEALRPEFKNYVKQVITNAQALSDQLIKGGLDTVTHGTDTHVVLVDLRPKGVKGNATEKALGRAHITCNKNGVPFDPEKPTITSGIRLGSPAGTTRGFGEVEFRQIADWIIEVVDGLAANGEDGNSAVEAKVKAEVADLCAKFPIYPNL, encoded by the coding sequence GTGAATGCACCGCATCGTTCAGACGGATTTTTTACCCAGTCCCTTGCTGATCGTGATCCTGAGCTTTTTGGCTCGATCACGTCGGAACTGGGTCGTCAGCGCGACGAGATCGAGCTGATCGCGTCCGAGAACATCGTCTCTGCCGCCGTGATGGAGGCGCAGGGCTCGGTGATGACCAACAAATATGCCGAAGGCTATCCCGGGCGCCGCTACTATGGCGGCTGCCAGTTTGTTGATATTGCCGAAAACCTGGCCATCGACCGCGCCAAACAGCTGTTCGGATGCGAGTTTGCCAATGTGCAGCCCAATTCCGGCTCTCAGGCCAACCAGGGCGTGTTTCAGGCCCTGATCAAGCCGGGCGACACCATTCTGGGCATGAGCCTGGATGCCGGTGGCCACCTGACCCACGGCGCGCGGCCGAACCAGTCGGGCAAGTGGTTCAACGCGGTGCAATACGGCGTGCGCCAGCAGGACAACATGCTGGATTACGATCAGGTCGAGGCGCTGGCGAAAGAGCACCAGCCCAAGCTGATCATCGCGGGTGGCTCGGCGATCCCACGCCAGATCGACTTTGCCCGCATGCGTCAGATCGCCGATATGGTCGGCGCTTATCTGCACGTGGACATGGCGCATTTTGCCGGTCTGGTGGCAGCGGGCGAACACCCCAGCCCCTTCCCCCATGCGCATGTGGCCACGACCACGACGCACAAGACCCTGCGTGGCCCGCGTGGCGGCATGATCCTGACCAATGATGAAGATATCGCCAAGAAAGTGAATTCAGCGATTTTCCCTGGCATTCAGGGCGGCCCGCTGATGCATGTGATCGCAGCCAAGGCCGTGGCCTTTGGCGAGGCCCTGCGGCCTGAGTTCAAGAACTATGTCAAGCAGGTGATCACCAACGCGCAGGCGCTGTCGGATCAGCTGATCAAGGGTGGGCTGGACACGGTGACCCACGGGACCGACACCCATGTGGTGCTGGTCGACCTGCGCCCCAAAGGGGTGAAAGGCAACGCCACCGAGAAGGCTCTGGGCCGGGCGCATATCACCTGCAACAAGAACGGCGTGCCGTTTGATCCCGAAAAGCCGACCATCACATCGGGCATCCGTCTGGGCAGCCCGGCAGGCACCACCCGCGGCTTCGGCGAGGTCGAATTCCGCCAGATCGCCGACTGGATCATCGAAGTGGTCGACGGCCTGGCCGCCAATGGCGAAGACGGCAACAGCGCTGTCGAAGCCAAGGTCAAGGCCGAAGTCGCAGACCTCTGCGCCAAATTCCCGATCTATCCGAATCTTTAA
- a CDS encoding D-glycerate dehydrogenase — protein MVKPSVLVTRRWPAAVEAQLAENYNTVLNIGDKPMSPAEIRQALKSYDAVLPTVTDTLSAEALDVPGVQTKILANYGVGYSHICEPSARELGMTVTNTPDVLSECTADIAMTLLLMVARRAGEGERELRSGKWTGWRPTHLVGTKVSGKTLGIIGYGRIGQEMARRAHHGFGMDVLVCNRSAVSPDVLAECNARQVDTIDDLLPQCDFVSLHCPGGAANRHLINSRRLGLMRPHAFLINTARGEVIDEWALIQALMFDMIGGAALDVFDDEPRVSPDLLQCDNLVMLPHLGSATREAREAMGFRVLDNLSDFFEGREPRDRVI, from the coding sequence ATGGTCAAACCTTCGGTTCTGGTAACCCGTCGCTGGCCCGCTGCCGTTGAGGCACAGCTGGCCGAGAACTACAACACCGTACTGAACATCGGGGACAAACCCATGTCCCCGGCTGAAATCCGGCAAGCGTTGAAATCTTATGACGCCGTTCTGCCCACTGTAACGGACACGCTGAGCGCCGAGGCACTGGATGTGCCAGGTGTACAGACGAAGATTCTTGCCAATTATGGTGTTGGGTACAGCCATATCTGCGAGCCATCGGCACGCGAATTGGGTATGACCGTGACCAACACGCCCGATGTTTTGTCCGAATGCACCGCCGATATCGCCATGACCCTTCTGCTGATGGTTGCGCGTCGGGCAGGTGAGGGCGAACGCGAGCTGCGTTCAGGTAAGTGGACAGGATGGCGACCGACGCATCTGGTGGGAACCAAGGTCAGCGGTAAGACACTGGGCATCATCGGATATGGCCGTATCGGACAGGAGATGGCACGCCGTGCTCATCACGGGTTCGGTATGGACGTGCTGGTCTGCAACCGAAGCGCCGTATCGCCCGATGTTCTCGCCGAATGCAATGCGAGACAGGTGGACACCATAGACGACCTGCTGCCGCAATGTGACTTTGTCTCATTGCATTGTCCGGGCGGCGCAGCCAACCGTCATCTGATCAATTCGCGCAGACTTGGCCTGATGAGGCCCCACGCATTCCTGATAAATACCGCACGGGGCGAAGTGATCGACGAATGGGCGCTGATCCAGGCTTTGATGTTTGACATGATCGGCGGCGCTGCATTGGACGTTTTCGATGATGAACCGCGTGTCAGCCCGGACCTGTTGCAATGCGACAACCTCGTCATGCTGCCTCATCTGGGCAGTGCAACACGCGAAGCACGCGAGGCGATGGGGTTTCGGGTTCTCGACAACCTGAGCGATTTTTTCGAAGGCCGTGAACCTCGGGACCGTGTGATCTGA
- the sucD gene encoding succinate--CoA ligase subunit alpha: MSILLDRDTRVIVQGITGRMARFHTKDMLNYGTNVVGGVVPGKGGETVEGVPVFDTVKQAVEVTGADASLVFVPPPFAADSIMEAADAGIRYCVCITDGIPAQDMIRVKRYMYRYPKEKRMVLTGPNCAGTISPGKALLGIMPGHIYLPGHVGIIGRSGTLGYEAAAQLKERGIGVSTSVGIGGDPINGSSFKDILQRFEDDEDTHVIAMIGEIGGPQEAEAAEYIRDHISKPVIAYVAGLTAPKGRTMGHAGAIISAFGESASEKVEILSAAGVTVAENPAVIGETIARVMEAA; this comes from the coding sequence ATGAGCATTCTTCTCGATCGTGACACGCGCGTCATCGTACAGGGCATCACCGGTCGTATGGCCCGGTTCCATACCAAGGACATGCTGAACTATGGCACAAACGTGGTGGGTGGCGTGGTGCCCGGCAAGGGTGGCGAAACCGTCGAAGGCGTTCCGGTTTTTGACACCGTCAAGCAGGCCGTCGAAGTCACCGGCGCGGATGCCAGCCTGGTCTTCGTGCCGCCCCCGTTCGCTGCGGATTCGATCATGGAGGCCGCAGATGCCGGTATCCGCTATTGCGTCTGCATCACCGACGGCATTCCGGCACAGGATATGATCCGGGTAAAACGGTATATGTATCGCTACCCCAAAGAGAAGCGCATGGTGCTGACCGGTCCGAACTGCGCCGGCACCATCTCGCCCGGAAAGGCGTTGTTGGGCATCATGCCAGGACATATCTATCTTCCCGGACATGTAGGGATCATCGGTCGCTCGGGGACATTGGGTTATGAGGCGGCAGCCCAGCTGAAAGAGCGTGGGATCGGCGTTTCGACCAGCGTCGGGATCGGAGGCGACCCGATAAACGGGTCATCCTTCAAAGACATCCTTCAGCGGTTTGAAGATGACGAAGACACGCATGTCATTGCGATGATAGGTGAAATCGGAGGCCCGCAGGAGGCGGAAGCCGCCGAATATATTCGCGACCACATCTCCAAACCTGTGATCGCCTATGTCGCCGGCCTGACAGCTCCGAAAGGCCGTACCATGGGGCACGCAGGTGCGATCATCTCGGCCTTCGGCGAAAGCGCCAGCGAAAAGGTCGAGATTCTTTCCGCCGCAGGTGTCACCGTGGCCGAAAACCCTGCCGTGATCGGTGAGACAATCGCCCGAGTGATGGAGGCTGCGTGA